From one Pontibacillus sp. HMF3514 genomic stretch:
- the der gene encoding ribosome biogenesis GTPase Der produces MRKSVVAVVGRPNVGKSTIFNRLVGERISIVEDTPGVTRDRIYSEAEWLNTTFNIIDTGGIELGDEPLLVQMRGQAEVAIDEADVILFMVNGRDGITGADEEVAHLLYKSNKPVVLAVNKIDNPEMQEKIYEFYSLGFGEPFPISGTHGLGLGDMLDEVVKHFPERAMPDEDDDTIHFSLIGRPNVGKSSLVNSILGEERVIVSEIEGTTLDAIDTSFTKDDRDYVIIDTAGMRKKGKVYETTEKYSVLRALKAIERSDVVLVVLDADTGIIEQDKKIAGYAHEAGKGVVIVVNKWDAIETDDKTMKKFEDKVRQQFQFLDYAPIVYLSAKTKKRMHTLLPSILLASENHTKRVQTNILNEVIMDALAYKPVPSLKGQKLKIFYATQVSVQPPTFVVFVNDPDLLHFSYERFLENRIREAFGFEGTPIKIFARQRK; encoded by the coding sequence ATGAGAAAATCTGTAGTTGCAGTGGTAGGTCGTCCAAACGTAGGGAAATCAACAATCTTTAACAGACTTGTAGGTGAACGTATTTCCATAGTGGAAGACACACCAGGAGTAACAAGAGACCGTATTTACTCTGAAGCAGAATGGTTAAATACCACTTTTAATATAATTGATACAGGTGGAATTGAATTAGGTGATGAACCTCTTCTTGTACAAATGCGAGGACAAGCAGAGGTAGCAATTGATGAAGCGGACGTCATCCTCTTTATGGTTAACGGTCGCGATGGAATTACAGGCGCAGATGAGGAAGTTGCTCATCTATTGTATAAATCAAATAAGCCTGTTGTTTTAGCAGTGAACAAAATTGACAATCCAGAAATGCAAGAAAAAATTTATGAGTTTTATTCACTTGGATTCGGTGAGCCATTCCCAATCTCGGGTACACATGGACTGGGCCTGGGTGACATGCTTGATGAAGTAGTTAAGCATTTTCCTGAGAGAGCTATGCCGGATGAAGATGATGATACCATACACTTTAGCTTAATTGGTCGTCCGAACGTAGGAAAGTCTTCTCTAGTGAACTCAATCTTAGGTGAAGAGCGTGTTATTGTAAGTGAAATAGAAGGTACAACACTCGATGCTATTGATACCTCTTTTACAAAAGATGATCGAGATTATGTCATTATTGATACGGCTGGTATGCGAAAAAAAGGGAAAGTGTATGAAACAACAGAAAAATACAGTGTACTTCGTGCGTTGAAAGCAATTGAGCGTTCCGATGTAGTGTTGGTTGTGCTTGATGCTGATACAGGTATTATTGAACAGGATAAAAAGATTGCTGGTTATGCCCATGAAGCAGGAAAAGGTGTCGTAATCGTGGTGAACAAATGGGATGCCATTGAAACTGACGATAAAACGATGAAAAAATTCGAAGATAAAGTAAGGCAACAATTCCAGTTTCTTGATTATGCTCCAATTGTTTATCTATCGGCGAAAACAAAAAAACGTATGCACACACTATTACCGAGCATTCTTCTAGCAAGTGAAAATCATACAAAACGTGTTCAGACGAATATATTAAATGAAGTAATCATGGATGCTTTAGCATACAAACCAGTTCCATCCTTAAAGGGGCAGAAACTAAAAATCTTTTACGCAACACAGGTTTCTGTACAACCACCAACCTTTGTTGTATTTGTTAACGATCCAGATCTTCTACACTTCTCCTATGAACGTTTCCTTGAAAACCGTATACGAGAAGCATTTGGATTCGAAGGAACACCTATTAAGATATTCGCTAGACAAAGAAAATAG
- a CDS encoding YpzI family protein, with product MGKDRQEKRLKQKRRVESDRDPKSHPKGSTYMDTPEQAREDQKR from the coding sequence ATGGGAAAAGATCGCCAGGAAAAACGTTTGAAGCAAAAACGTCGTGTTGAAAGCGACCGCGATCCAAAATCACATCCAAAAGGTAGCACGTACATGGATACACCCGAACAAGCTCGTGAAGATCAAAAACGCTAA
- the fni gene encoding type 2 isopentenyl-diphosphate Delta-isomerase — MSRSRRKLEHIRHALNREDMGVNSFDEVEIIHQSLTDIHWDDISLQTQLGELSLSSPLFVNAMTGGGGEKTEAINRDLAIAARETGIALAVGSQMSALKDEKERQTYQVVRRENPDGIVFANIGSEATLDQAKVAVDMLEANALQIHLNVLQELIMPEGDRDFSERLRQIEEIVNGVDVPVIIKEVGFGISMESTRQLKDIGVSYIDVGGKGGTNFSKVENKRRKQPFESFNQWGIPTAISVKEVKSVYPECNVVASGGMRNGLDGAKAFVLGANAFGMAGHLLRILIKDDLETLVDEINHIHHEFKIAMMVLGAKDTYMLDGKPHIFTGRTKAWLEQRSTGL, encoded by the coding sequence TTGAGTCGATCAAGAAGAAAATTAGAGCACATTAGACATGCGCTAAACCGTGAAGACATGGGTGTTAATAGCTTTGATGAAGTTGAAATCATTCATCAAAGCTTAACCGATATACACTGGGATGATATTTCTCTTCAGACTCAATTAGGCGAACTTTCTCTAAGTTCGCCTCTTTTTGTCAATGCGATGACTGGTGGCGGTGGAGAAAAAACGGAAGCCATTAATCGGGACTTAGCAATAGCAGCTCGAGAGACGGGCATTGCTCTTGCCGTAGGTTCTCAAATGTCTGCATTAAAAGATGAGAAAGAAAGGCAAACCTATCAAGTCGTTAGACGTGAAAACCCCGATGGGATTGTTTTTGCCAATATCGGTAGTGAAGCCACTTTAGACCAAGCTAAAGTGGCAGTAGATATGTTAGAGGCGAATGCCTTACAAATTCATCTTAATGTCCTACAAGAACTAATTATGCCTGAGGGAGATCGTGATTTTTCCGAACGACTTCGGCAAATTGAAGAAATAGTAAACGGCGTCGATGTTCCTGTTATTATTAAGGAAGTCGGCTTTGGAATTTCGATGGAATCTACAAGGCAATTGAAGGATATAGGTGTATCTTATATTGATGTGGGTGGAAAAGGTGGAACAAACTTTTCAAAAGTTGAAAATAAACGTAGAAAGCAACCGTTTGAATCCTTTAATCAATGGGGCATTCCAACTGCGATTTCAGTTAAAGAGGTTAAAAGCGTTTATCCTGAATGTAATGTGGTTGCATCAGGAGGTATGCGGAACGGTCTAGACGGTGCTAAAGCGTTTGTTTTAGGTGCTAATGCTTTTGGAATGGCAGGCCACCTTCTTCGCATCTTAATTAAAGATGATCTCGAAACGTTAGTTGATGAGATCAACCACATCCATCATGAATTTAAAATTGCAATGATGGTCTTAGGTGCAAAAGATACGTACATGTTAGACGGCAAACCACACATTTTTACAGGCCGTACAAAAGCATGGCTAGAGCAGCGTTCTACAGGTTTGTAA
- the rpsA gene encoding 30S ribosomal protein S1, with protein MDEMNQGMENMPNLTVGDVVTGKVVKVEDKQVLVDVGYKVDGIIPISEISSLHVEKAADVVSEGDELTLKVKKVEDDEVVLSKRAVDADTAWEDLESKLETGEVFEAEVKDIVKGGLVVDVGLRGFIPASLVETYYVEDFNEYKGQTLKLKVIELDREQNRVILSHSAVVEDENELRKQALMQSLEEGQVLEGTVQRLTDFGAFVDIGGMDGLVHISQLAHEHVDKASDVVEEGQKIRVKVLSVDRDNDRISLSLKDTLPGPWDQVEDKVRPGDVLDGTVRRLVNFGAFVELLPGVEGLVHISQIANRHIGTPQEVLEEGQEVKVKVLDVNEDEKRISLSIKELEEDQSRAEVEQYQKDDDSGFQLGDFIGDKLNKLK; from the coding sequence ATGGACGAAATGAATCAAGGAATGGAAAACATGCCAAACCTAACTGTTGGAGATGTTGTAACAGGAAAGGTTGTTAAAGTTGAGGACAAGCAGGTTCTTGTTGATGTTGGATATAAGGTAGATGGAATTATTCCAATCAGCGAGATCTCAAGCCTTCATGTTGAAAAGGCAGCAGATGTTGTCTCTGAAGGTGATGAATTAACGCTTAAAGTGAAAAAGGTTGAAGATGATGAAGTCGTCTTATCTAAACGCGCTGTTGATGCAGATACAGCATGGGAAGACCTTGAGTCTAAACTTGAAACTGGCGAAGTATTTGAAGCTGAAGTGAAGGATATCGTTAAAGGCGGTCTAGTAGTAGATGTCGGTCTACGAGGATTCATTCCGGCTTCACTTGTTGAAACTTACTATGTTGAAGACTTTAATGAATATAAAGGACAAACACTAAAACTAAAAGTAATTGAACTTGATCGTGAGCAAAATCGTGTCATACTTTCTCACAGCGCTGTTGTAGAAGATGAGAATGAATTGAGAAAGCAAGCGTTAATGCAATCTTTAGAAGAGGGCCAAGTTCTTGAAGGTACTGTACAGCGCCTTACAGACTTTGGTGCGTTTGTAGACATTGGTGGCATGGACGGCCTTGTGCACATTTCTCAGCTAGCTCATGAGCATGTAGATAAAGCTTCTGATGTAGTTGAAGAGGGCCAAAAAATCCGTGTGAAGGTTCTTTCAGTAGACCGTGACAATGATCGTATTTCACTATCACTAAAAGATACTCTACCAGGTCCATGGGATCAAGTAGAAGACAAAGTGCGTCCAGGTGATGTACTAGATGGTACTGTACGCCGTTTAGTGAACTTTGGTGCATTCGTAGAACTTCTACCTGGTGTTGAAGGTCTTGTTCACATTTCTCAAATTGCAAACCGTCATATCGGTACACCTCAAGAAGTTCTTGAAGAAGGACAAGAGGTGAAAGTAAAAGTTCTAGATGTAAATGAGGACGAAAAACGTATTTCTCTAAGTATCAAGGAACTTGAAGAAGACCAATCTCGTGCTGAAGTAGAGCAGTACCAAAAAGATGATGATTCTGGTTTTCAACTAGGAGACTTCATTGGAGACAAACTAAACAAATTAAAATAA
- a CDS encoding 1-acyl-sn-glycerol-3-phosphate acyltransferase: MSLYTFAKSVCAAIFYPKYKIKVEGKENVPDQGPVLICSNHISNYDPIVVGITAPRDIYFMAKEELFEKKALGWLLRKIHAFPVKRGMKDREALRKALGVLKDQNVLGLFPEGTRSKTGELKKGLAGAGFFALRSEATVIPCAIIGSYKSKEPLRVVYGKPVPMAELRERKASSQEVTDVIMGDIQKLLDHNR, encoded by the coding sequence ATGAGTTTATACACATTTGCTAAATCAGTTTGTGCTGCTATCTTTTATCCGAAATATAAAATAAAAGTAGAAGGGAAAGAAAACGTTCCTGATCAGGGTCCAGTTTTAATATGCTCGAACCATATTTCGAATTATGATCCTATTGTTGTGGGAATTACAGCTCCTCGTGACATTTATTTCATGGCAAAAGAGGAGCTTTTCGAAAAGAAAGCATTAGGTTGGTTACTACGTAAAATTCATGCTTTTCCAGTGAAAAGAGGAATGAAAGATCGAGAGGCCCTTCGAAAAGCACTAGGTGTGTTGAAAGATCAGAACGTTTTGGGTTTATTTCCTGAGGGTACTCGAAGTAAAACTGGTGAACTCAAGAAAGGGTTGGCTGGGGCAGGGTTCTTCGCGCTTCGTTCTGAAGCAACCGTAATTCCTTGCGCTATTATCGGATCCTATAAAAGCAAAGAACCTCTTAGAGTTGTTTATGGAAAACCTGTACCTATGGCAGAATTAAGAGAGCGAAAAGCTTCCTCACAAGAGGTTACAGATGTCATAATGGGTGACATTCAGAAGCTTTTAGATCATAATAGATAA